The following are from one region of the Candidatus Aminicenantes bacterium genome:
- the pstA gene encoding phosphate ABC transporter permease PstA, translating into MRRKSLVQFLGFWALRLSVLIVLAVVALFLTDIIRRGAGVISWEFLTKAPRRGMTEGGIFPAIYGTLLVTIVTALLAIPVGMFAAIYLNEYARQSRFTWLIRLSIRNLSGVPSIVYGLFGVILFVNLLKFGTSILSSGLTLGLMTLPWTITASEEALKTVPNSYREGALALGATKWQAIRTNVLPYALPGMLTGTVLGLARAAGETAPIMFTGAAFSLPFLPKSLSDQFMALPYHLYIMATQHHDIAKVRPLAYGTALVLVVLVLGLNMAAVVLRYRLRRRRR; encoded by the coding sequence ATCCGGCGCAAGTCCCTCGTCCAATTCCTCGGTTTTTGGGCGCTTCGCCTCTCGGTCCTGATCGTCCTGGCGGTCGTGGCCCTCTTCCTCACCGACATCATCCGCCGGGGCGCCGGTGTGATCAGTTGGGAGTTCCTAACCAAGGCGCCGCGCCGCGGCATGACCGAAGGCGGGATCTTTCCGGCCATCTATGGGACTTTGTTGGTGACGATCGTGACGGCCCTGCTGGCCATCCCCGTCGGGATGTTCGCCGCCATCTACCTGAACGAATACGCCCGCCAAAGCCGCTTCACCTGGCTGATCCGGCTTTCCATCCGCAACTTATCCGGCGTGCCTTCGATCGTCTACGGCTTGTTCGGGGTCATTCTTTTCGTCAACCTCCTGAAGTTCGGCACGTCTATCCTTTCGTCCGGCCTGACCTTGGGGCTAATGACGCTGCCTTGGACGATCACGGCTTCGGAAGAAGCCCTCAAAACGGTCCCCAACTCCTATCGGGAGGGAGCCTTGGCTCTAGGGGCGACCAAATGGCAGGCCATCCGGACGAATGTCCTGCCGTATGCCCTGCCGGGCATGCTGACGGGCACCGTCCTGGGGCTGGCTCGGGCGGCCGGGGAGACGGCGCCCATCATGTTCACCGGGGCGGCCTTCTCCCTGCCTTTCCTGCCCAAGTCGCTTTCCGACCAGTTCATGGCTCTGCCGTACCATCTCTACATCATGGCCACCCAGCATCACGACATCGCCAAGGTTCGTCCGCTGGCCTATGGCACCGCCCTGGTCCTGGTCGTCCTGGTTCTCGGCCTCAATATGGCCGCGGTCGTCCTGCGCTACCGGCTGCGCCGCCGGAGGAGATAA
- a CDS encoding response regulator transcription factor, whose protein sequence is MNELVAIIEDEADLAALTAEHLRREGFRVETFGEAERFFRSLAKKRPDLIVLDLMLPDMSGLDVCRTLKQSDDWRSIPIIMATARAEETDRVIGLELGADDYVVKPFSHKELAARIKAVLRRSGAPEEGRPLAVGKDLVLDSERFEARWKGALVDLTSTEFRILHLLASKKGRVLTREQILDELWGHEKIVLDRTVDVHIKNLRDKLGPAAFVVKNIRGVGYKVEP, encoded by the coding sequence ATGAACGAACTCGTGGCCATCATCGAGGACGAAGCCGATTTGGCGGCTCTGACGGCGGAGCATCTTCGCCGGGAAGGCTTCCGGGTCGAAACGTTCGGCGAGGCCGAACGATTCTTCCGCTCCTTGGCCAAGAAAAGGCCTGATCTCATCGTTCTCGATCTGATGCTTCCGGACATGAGCGGCTTGGACGTCTGCCGGACGCTGAAACAATCCGATGACTGGCGGTCCATCCCGATCATCATGGCCACCGCTCGGGCCGAGGAGACGGACCGCGTCATCGGGCTGGAACTGGGCGCGGATGATTATGTCGTCAAGCCTTTCTCCCATAAGGAGCTGGCGGCTCGGATCAAGGCCGTCCTGCGGCGCAGCGGGGCGCCCGAAGAGGGCCGGCCGCTTGCGGTCGGCAAGGATCTTGTCCTCGACTCCGAGCGCTTCGAGGCCCGCTGGAAAGGGGCTCTCGTGGATCTGACCTCGACGGAATTCCGCATTCTGCACCTGCTGGCCTCCAAGAAAGGCCGCGTTCTGACCCGGGAACAGATCCTGGACGAGCTCTGGGGCCACGAGAAGATCGTCCTTGACCGGACGGTCGACGTCCATATCAAAAACCTGCGGGACAAGCTGGGGCCGGCGGCTTTTGTGGTCAAAAACATCCGCGGTGTCGGGTACAAAGTCGAACCATGA
- a CDS encoding ATP-binding protein — protein sequence MKQTIFLKILAGFVVVILLGTLPIVLTSFASMRRSVEISTSKHLESLGRTLQAEVEARLDAGDEHGLDVWFKALGPTIGARLTVIDPSGRVLADSEKDPAVMEDHRYRQEVAEALQGRVAESLRFSYTVEARMLYIGMPLVKGGSVRAVLRLSQYMRGIDEFISHNRVATFRAALAVIALTLVGAVLLSLHFAKPVARLRLAADRVAGGDFSVRVKVRQRDELGALAADFNLMTERLTALFADATRQQDNLVRTIGAIQEGLAVLDKDGRIILANDAFRTMTREAGAEGKFFWEILRRPALRELVALVRAERGVLRRELRLDERSYLCTLSYLPHQDGVVLLLQDLTELRRVEDIKKDFVINASHELRTPIAAVLGAAELLEIDPSPARDAAALEILKRNAGRLGGIVDDLLKLGELEAPSFRLDLKPLTGPELAARVVPIYQARAAAKGLELRVESAPGLPPFTADSDLLERMLHNLIDNAVKYTDRGRVVLSFRREGGDTLIEVSDTGPGIPPENQARVFERFYVVDKSRSRKLGGTGLGLAIVKHVVQLHGGTITLRSEEGKGTTFTVRLPAEPAAPAQS from the coding sequence ATGAAACAGACCATCTTTCTCAAGATTCTGGCCGGCTTCGTCGTCGTCATTTTGCTGGGCACGCTGCCGATCGTCCTGACTTCGTTTGCCTCCATGCGCCGGAGCGTCGAGATCAGCACGTCCAAGCACCTGGAGTCCCTGGGCCGGACGCTGCAAGCCGAAGTCGAAGCCCGCCTCGACGCCGGAGACGAACACGGTCTCGACGTCTGGTTCAAGGCCCTGGGCCCGACGATCGGGGCCCGGCTCACGGTCATCGATCCGTCTGGTCGCGTCCTGGCCGATTCCGAAAAAGATCCGGCCGTGATGGAAGACCATCGGTATCGCCAGGAAGTCGCGGAGGCGCTGCAGGGCCGGGTGGCCGAGTCGCTGCGCTTCAGCTATACCGTGGAAGCCCGAATGCTCTATATCGGCATGCCGTTGGTCAAGGGAGGCTCCGTCCGGGCCGTCCTGCGGCTGAGCCAGTATATGCGGGGCATCGACGAGTTCATCAGCCACAACCGCGTTGCGACATTCCGAGCGGCCTTGGCCGTCATCGCCCTGACGCTCGTCGGAGCCGTCCTGTTGTCCCTGCACTTCGCCAAGCCCGTGGCCCGTCTCCGCCTGGCCGCCGACCGGGTGGCCGGAGGCGACTTTTCCGTCCGGGTCAAGGTTCGCCAGCGCGACGAGCTGGGTGCGCTGGCCGCCGATTTCAACCTGATGACCGAACGCTTGACGGCCCTGTTCGCCGACGCCACCCGCCAGCAGGACAACCTGGTTCGGACGATCGGCGCCATCCAGGAAGGACTCGCGGTCCTGGACAAGGACGGCCGGATCATCCTGGCCAACGACGCCTTCCGGACCATGACTCGGGAAGCCGGCGCCGAAGGCAAGTTCTTTTGGGAGATTCTGCGTCGGCCGGCTCTGCGGGAGCTGGTGGCCCTGGTTCGGGCCGAGCGCGGCGTCCTGCGCCGCGAGCTCCGGCTGGATGAGCGCAGCTACCTCTGCACACTCAGCTATCTCCCGCATCAGGACGGCGTCGTGCTGCTGCTGCAGGACCTGACCGAGCTGCGCCGGGTGGAGGACATCAAGAAGGACTTCGTCATCAACGCCTCGCACGAGCTGCGGACGCCGATTGCCGCCGTTTTGGGGGCGGCCGAGCTGTTGGAGATCGACCCGAGCCCGGCCCGGGACGCGGCCGCGCTGGAGATCCTCAAGCGCAACGCCGGCCGGCTGGGCGGCATCGTCGATGACCTCCTTAAGCTGGGCGAGCTTGAGGCTCCCAGCTTTCGGCTCGACCTCAAGCCTCTGACCGGACCGGAGCTCGCGGCCCGAGTGGTCCCGATCTACCAGGCTCGGGCGGCGGCCAAGGGCCTCGAGCTGCGGGTCGAATCGGCGCCCGGCTTGCCCCCGTTCACCGCGGACTCGGACCTGCTGGAGCGCATGCTCCACAACCTCATCGACAATGCCGTCAAGTACACCGACCGGGGCCGCGTGGTTCTGTCCTTCCGCCGCGAGGGGGGCGATACCTTGATTGAAGTGTCGGATACGGGACCGGGCATACCGCCCGAGAACCAGGCCCGCGTCTTCGAGCGGTTCTACGTCGTGGACAAGTCGCGCTCGCGCAAGCTGGGCGGGACGGGGCTGGGGCTGGCGATCGTCAAGCACGTCGTCCAGCTCCACGGCGGGACGATTACGCTCCGCAGCGAGGAGGGGAAGGGGACGACCTTTACCGTCCGCCTCCCGGCCGAACCGGCCGCGCCGGCTCAGTCCTGA
- a CDS encoding aminotransferase class V-fold PLP-dependent enzyme: MSTTRGLARLEDARARIIGQDLEFSTPYGRRRMFYADYTASGRGLAPIEDQIREILESYANTHTEDDYSGRRSTRLYHAALDLIHRLVNAGPRGVVLPAGSGSTAALKKLLEILGLYVAPVFRERIAAVGPLAAGLDRGKPVVFIGPYEHHTNELMWREAFVEVIVVGLNGRGRMDLADLEHKLTDPRFAERMRFGSFSAGSNITGLRTPVYDVARLCHRHGCPVFFDFAAIAPYVEIDMNKDGEAYFDAIFFSPHKFLGGPGSAGILVINDHLYRKDLAPTTAGGGTVVFVGPTTHDFSDDIETRESAGTPPILQTIRAALAMDLKDKIGADVIGRIETGLRARFLDGLGRLPAVEVIGRPDDPESTPILSFNIRHGDRILHPKFVARLLNDLFGIQSRAGCSCAGPYGHLLLDINHERSLQYRQAIQCGYQGVKPGWVRINLHYTFTEEDVDFLLAALAFIARRGAEFLRLYLFDRSTGEWMQEDEAQERPILSVDWHPSRTDAGDKPLSELRCLYLAEAEAEAERLALLGEPAYIRDTEAIEGLKFFRYIRAR; encoded by the coding sequence ATGTCGACGACCCGCGGATTGGCTAGATTGGAAGACGCCCGGGCTCGGATCATCGGACAAGACCTGGAGTTCTCGACCCCGTATGGGCGGCGCCGGATGTTCTACGCCGATTACACGGCGTCCGGTCGGGGCTTGGCGCCCATCGAAGACCAGATCCGGGAGATCCTGGAATCCTACGCCAACACCCATACCGAGGACGATTATTCGGGCCGCCGTTCGACCCGCCTCTACCACGCCGCTCTCGATCTCATCCACCGCCTGGTCAACGCCGGGCCTCGGGGTGTTGTCCTTCCCGCCGGATCGGGCTCGACCGCGGCCTTGAAAAAGCTCTTGGAGATCCTGGGCCTCTACGTGGCGCCCGTCTTTCGCGAGCGGATCGCCGCCGTCGGCCCCCTGGCGGCCGGCTTGGACCGGGGCAAGCCCGTCGTTTTCATCGGCCCCTACGAGCACCACACCAACGAATTGATGTGGCGGGAAGCGTTCGTCGAGGTTATCGTTGTCGGGCTGAACGGCCGCGGCCGGATGGATCTGGCCGATCTGGAGCACAAGCTGACCGATCCGCGCTTCGCCGAACGGATGCGCTTCGGGTCCTTCTCGGCCGGATCGAACATCACCGGGCTGCGGACGCCGGTCTACGATGTCGCCCGCCTCTGCCACCGGCACGGCTGCCCGGTCTTTTTCGATTTTGCCGCGATCGCCCCCTATGTCGAGATCGACATGAATAAGGATGGGGAAGCCTATTTCGACGCGATCTTTTTTTCGCCGCATAAGTTCCTGGGCGGGCCGGGCAGCGCCGGGATCCTGGTCATCAACGATCATCTGTACCGCAAAGATCTCGCGCCGACGACGGCGGGGGGCGGGACGGTCGTCTTCGTTGGGCCGACTACGCACGATTTCTCCGACGACATTGAGACTCGGGAATCGGCCGGGACGCCCCCCATTTTGCAGACCATCCGGGCCGCGCTGGCCATGGACCTGAAGGACAAGATCGGAGCCGACGTGATCGGCCGAATCGAGACGGGCCTGAGGGCCCGCTTCCTGGATGGACTCGGCCGCCTGCCGGCGGTCGAGGTGATCGGCCGTCCCGATGATCCGGAATCGACGCCGATCCTTTCGTTCAACATCCGGCACGGCGACCGTATCCTCCACCCCAAATTCGTGGCCCGACTGCTGAACGATCTGTTCGGCATCCAATCGCGGGCCGGCTGCAGCTGCGCCGGGCCCTACGGGCATCTCCTGCTGGACATCAACCACGAACGATCCCTGCAGTACCGGCAGGCGATCCAATGCGGCTATCAGGGTGTCAAGCCGGGTTGGGTGCGGATCAACCTCCATTACACCTTTACCGAAGAGGACGTGGATTTTCTGCTGGCAGCCTTGGCTTTCATCGCCCGGCGGGGGGCGGAGTTTCTGCGGCTCTACCTTTTCGACCGGTCTACAGGCGAGTGGATGCAAGAGGACGAAGCGCAAGAGCGGCCGATCCTGTCGGTCGATTGGCATCCTTCCCGGACGGATGCCGGGGACAAACCGCTGTCGGAGCTGCGGTGCCTCTATCTGGCCGAGGCGGAGGCGGAGGCGGAACGGCTGGCCTTGCTCGGCGAGCCCGCTTATATCAGGGATACGGAGGCGATCGAGGGGCTCAAGTTTTTCCGTTATATCCGGGCTCGCTAG
- a CDS encoding TusE/DsrC/DsvC family sulfur relay protein, whose amino-acid sequence MPTLTIEGQAVELNEEGFLAVPACWNAAVAEALARHEEGLETLTPDHWKVIDFIRGFYVERNMAPMVRKVCQASGFTLKRIYELFPSGPAKGACKLAGLPKPDGCV is encoded by the coding sequence ATGCCGACGCTGACGATCGAAGGCCAAGCCGTCGAGCTCAACGAAGAAGGATTTCTCGCGGTTCCCGCCTGTTGGAATGCCGCCGTCGCCGAAGCTTTGGCTCGGCATGAGGAGGGGCTGGAGACGTTGACTCCGGATCACTGGAAAGTCATCGATTTTATCCGGGGCTTCTATGTTGAGAGGAACATGGCTCCGATGGTCCGCAAAGTCTGCCAGGCGTCGGGCTTCACCTTGAAACGGATTTACGAGCTGTTCCCCTCGGGCCCGGCCAAAGGGGCCTGCAAGCTGGCCGGCCTGCCCAAGCCCGACGGCTGCGTTTAA